A region of the Mycobacterium sp. NBC_00419 genome:
TGAGTGACAGTTCCGTCAGAGACCGGTCTATCAGGCCGGCGTTACCGACAATGAGCGGCTCGAGGATTTCTGGCATCACTTGAGTCAGTTGGTGCGCCATGGATTCGGACAGCACGATGTGGCGCGCTCGCGATCCGGCAGCGAACGTCAGGACGACCATCCGAAACTTGCGTTCCCTCACATAGGCATACGAATGGTGATGAAGAAACACGCGGGCCCCAGTCAGGCGGGCCAACGCCGCTGCTACGGCGGTCAGCCACATGCCGTGGTCGGCCTTGACCGCGATGTACACGGCATCTGCACGCATCGTCGACCACCACGAACCCAGGGCTCGGCCAAGCTTTACAGCAGTACGACGCCACCCGTGGGCCGTACCCTCGCACGTATTCACCACTCGCATCTGGGCAAAGTGCGGTGCGAGCTGGGAAACCATATGGCTCATCGCCACCGATTGCCCATGAATAGGCGGCGGCAGCGGGCCAACAAGTGTCAGCCGCACCTGGTTCGCAGCCCTGACACTCATCGGAGGCGCCGCTGACCCGTCGGTTGATCAGCGAAGAACACCGCATCGGCCTGCAGCAACTGTCCTGATTCTGGGTCGGCGAAGACGGCGTCAAGGCCCATCAACGTCATACCGAGACCTTCCGCGCGATCGAGCCCCTCCCGGTACTTCATTGCCCCTTCATAGAGCGGCACCAATGACAGCTCCAGTTGAAGCCCGACGATTCCGCCGGCAGCCAACAGGTCTGAAGCGCCATCCAGGACCGCAGACTCGTAGCCCTCGACGTCGACTTTGAGAAAAGTGCGATGGGTTGGGCCGACCCTCAACGTGGGAAGCACCTGATCGAGCCGCTTCTGGGAAACCGTCTCGGTGCTCACATGACGGGATTGGGGTGCAGCGTCGGTGTGACTTTGCAGCATCGGCAGCACAGAGCTCGACAGTCCGGCGTCGGCGGAGACGTTGATCGTCACCTCGCCATTGGTATCGCCAATGGCGCATCGATGGGTGTCCCAGTTCGGGTCCGCAGCAGCCTTGCGGTCGAGGGATTCAAAGGGTCTCCGCAGCGGCTCGAACGAGATGATGCGCCCGGCATACCCGAGCCGACGAATCGAGGTTGCAAACCCACCGTCATTGGCACCGACGTCGACCACACAGTCGATGTGATGATGTTCGAGGAGCTTGACTGTGCGGGCGAGCGGATCGTGTAGCGGGTAGCGAACGATGTCGAGTCCAAAACGCTGAACGACGTGACGCAGCTCGTGTTTCCACCGCATGTTGTTACCCCCCAGAGAAGATCGTCGCCGCAGCGCGGTGCAGTCGTATGCGAGCCGCGACCCCTTACGGCTCGCTATGGACGTCGTGGATGATTTCGCAGATCTCGTCGATACGCGCCATGGTGAGTTCTTGGTGCACGGGAAGGCATATGCCATTCGTGGCC
Encoded here:
- a CDS encoding FkbM family methyltransferase, with protein sequence MRWKHELRHVVQRFGLDIVRYPLHDPLARTVKLLEHHHIDCVVDVGANDGGFATSIRRLGYAGRIISFEPLRRPFESLDRKAAADPNWDTHRCAIGDTNGEVTINVSADAGLSSSVLPMLQSHTDAAPQSRHVSTETVSQKRLDQVLPTLRVGPTHRTFLKVDVEGYESAVLDGASDLLAAGGIVGLQLELSLVPLYEGAMKYREGLDRAEGLGMTLMGLDAVFADPESGQLLQADAVFFADQPTGQRRLR